One Salvelinus namaycush isolate Seneca chromosome 4, SaNama_1.0, whole genome shotgun sequence genomic window carries:
- the LOC120046356 gene encoding endonuclease domain-containing 1 protein-like, with amino-acid sequence MSTKKAYLRSVGLALLALAGWWSLCAADVGDFAPCLNFFYRSWPPKGLSGTPICQRYENQYHFASLYSRPRRSPRFSAYMFSPPEGKRPPANWKFEPQLANATADGNMTPFPLGELDPNVVNSQAVQLDYTNSSYTRGHLNPSLHHRTQEGRSSTFTLTNVVPQKVGSNNGPWETLENQVNHTLGSYCLGVAYVVTGVIPYLDNKHWIKGHRVAVPEYMWSAYCCPKYNKSLLNKVNLSKVFPTYAAIGRNDPNSTEEIVPIDKSSHKRFWGYDVRRMPLDTLEMYLKERFGTVISVFYEQCSGLQ; translated from the exons ATGTCAACCAAAAAGGCATATCTTCGTTCTGTGGGTTTGGCCCTTCTAGCTCTGGCAGGCTGGTGGTCCCTGTGTGCTGCTGATGTGGGGGACTTCGCCCCATGTCTGAACTTCTTCTACAGGTCGTGGCCCCCCAAGGGTCTGTCGGGGACCCCCATCTGTCAGCGCTATGAGAACCAGTACCACTTCGCCTCGCTGTACAGCCGCCCACGACGCTCGCCAAGGTTCTCTGCTTACATGTTCAGCCCGCCAGAAGGGAAAAGGCCCCCAGCAAACTGGAAGTTTGAGCCACAG TTAGCCAACGCCACAGCGGATGGCAACATGACCCCCTTCCCACTAGGTGAGCTGGACCCGAATGTGGTGAACAGCCAGGCCGTCCAGCTGGACTATACCAACTCCTCCTACACTCGGGGGCACCTCAACCCCAGCCTTCACCACCGGACCCAGGAGGGCCGCTCGTCCACCTTCACCCTGACCAACGTGGTCCCTCAGAAGGTTGGCTCCAACAACGGGCCCTGGGAGACACTGGAGAACCAGGTCAACCACACTCTGGGCTCCTACTGCCTCGGTGTGGCCTACGTTGTGACGGGGGTTATTCCCTACCTGGACAACAAGCACTGGATCAAGGGTCATCGAGTGGCAGTGCCGGAGTACATGTGGTCAGCCTACTGCTGCCCTAAGTACAACAAGAGTCTACTTAACAAGGTTAATCTTAGCAAGGTTTTCCCCACGTATGCTGCTATTGGACGCAATGACCCAAACAGCACAGAAGAGATTGTGCCCATTGACAAAAGCAGTCACAAAAGGTTCTGGGGTTACGATGTAAGGCGTATGCCTCTGGATACGTTGGAGATGTACCTGAAGGAGCGATTTGGGACCGTCATCAGTGTGTTTTATGAACAATGCTCTGGGTTACAATGA
- the LOC120046357 gene encoding UDP-glucuronosyltransferase 2A2-like — protein sequence MSGLNGVTSFVLAVSVAFLGGPPGALGGNILVFPVDGSHWVNMNLLIEGLYARGHQITVVRSASSWYIKESSPHYRSISITVPGGMDIEKQDFFESFLVKMLQIQREGASPLAFVSFYSYILSALSGMHQQASQFVVEMFENKALMQSLRDSQYDVVLLDPGLPVGVLVAHKLGLPTVFNVRWITSGEGHFVVAPSPVSYVPTGGYATSDQMTFGQRVGNVFIYLLNMIIDMFVISPHYDRLVKRYFEPGTNFYHLLQGTDIWLMRVDFVFEFPRPTMPNIVYIGGFQCKPSKPLPTELEEFVQSSGEHGVILMSLGTLVKGLPVEITSEIAAAFAQLPQKVIWRHMGKQPIGLGNNTLLVKWMPQNDLLGHPKVKAFVAHGGTNGLYEAMYHGVPVVGLPLLFDQFENVLRLEVRGAAKALEVTKISSQSFLEAVQEVLHDPSYRTSMERLSSLHRDKPTHPLDTALFWIEFVMRHKGAAHLRTESYKMPWYSYHSLDVIGVLLAVLFVLVAITVGSIHFLCLRLCRKRKPKQE from the coding sequence ATGAGTGGCCTGAACGGGGTGACCAGTTTCGTCCTTGCGGTTTCGGTGGCCTTCCTCGGTGGCCCTCCAGGGGCTCTTGGGGGCAACATCCTCGTCTTCCCCGTGGATGGCAGCCACTGGGTCAACATGAACCTCCTGATCGAGGGACTCTACGCCCGGGGTCACCAGATTACTGTGGTGCGCTCGGCCAGCAGTTGGTACATCAAGGAGTCGTCGCCCCACTACCGCTCTATCTCCATCACTGTGCCTGGGGGCATGGACATTGAAAAACAAGACTTCTTTGAGTCCTTCCTCGTCAAAATGCTGCAGATCCAAAGGGAAGGCGCATCGCCTTTGGCTTTTGTGTCCTTCTACTCGTACATTCTGTCGGCGTTGTCAGGAATGCACCAGCAGGCCAGTCAGTTTGTGGTGGAGATGTTTGAGAACAAGGCTTTGATGCAGAGCCTGAGGGATAGCCAGTACGACGTGGTACTCTTGGACCCGGGGCTGCCCGTCGGGGTCCTGGTCGCCCATAAGCTTGGGCTACCCACTGTCTTCAATGTTCGCTGGATCACCAGCGGAGAGGGGCATTTCGTGGTGGCCCCCTCGCCCGTGTCCTATGTCCCCACCGGTGGTTATGCCACTTCAGACCAAATGACCTTCGGCCAGCGAGTTGGGAATGTGTTCATCTACCTCCTCAACATGATCATTGATATGTTCGTGATCAGCCCACACTACGATAGGCTGGTGAAGAGATACTTTGAGCCGGGTACAAACTTCTACCACCTTCTGCAGGGAACGGACATCTGGCTCATGCGGGTGGACTTTGTGTTCGAGTTCCCCCGGCCCACCATGCCCAACATTGTCTACATTGGAGGCTTCCAATGTAAACCCTCCAAACCTCTACCGACAGAGCTGGAGGAGTTTGTCCAGAGCTCGGGAGAACACGGGGTTATCTTGATGTCACTGGGAACTCTTGTCAAAGGCTTGCCCGTGGAGATCACCTCGGAGATCGCCGCCGCTTTCGCCCAACTTCCCCAGAAGGTCATCTGGAGGCACATGGGCAAGCAACCCATCGGCCTGGGCAACAACACCCTGCTGGTCAAGTGGATGCCCCAAAACGACCTCCTGGGCCACCCCAAGGTCAAGGCCTTTGTGGCCCACGGTGGCACCAATGGCCTTTACGAAGCCATGTACCACGGGGTGCCGGTGGTGGGGCTTCCGCTGCTCTTCGACCAGTTCGAGAATGTCTTACGCCTGGAGGTGCGTGGAGCGGCCAAGGCGCTTGAAGTCACCAAGATCTCCAGCCAGAGCTTCTTGGAGGCTGTACAGGAAGTCCTCCACGATCCGTCCTACAGGACCAGTATGGAGCGGCTCTCAAGCCTGCACCGGGACAAGCCCACGCATCCTCTGGACACCGCCCTCTTCTGGATCGAATTTGTCATGAGACACAAAGGGGCCGCCCACCTGCGAACAGAGTCTTACAAGATGCCCTGGTACTCCTATCATTCACTGGATGTGATTGGAGTCCTACTGGCTGTTTTGTTTGTGCTGGTAGCCATTACTGTGGGTTCAATCCACTTCCTGTGCCTCAGACTATGCAGGAAGCGTAAACCCAAACAGGAGTAA